In Paenibacillus hexagrammi, the following are encoded in one genomic region:
- a CDS encoding EAL domain-containing protein produces MESGVHFTAVAAGTDRNAIGFLSAWHEHHAGVGRELAVVGFDDIEQANYESVSLTTVKQSYEGLGTAACNVLYRLLEGLQPEQRATRVPTTLVVRTSCGCQDSKKELSERLLQSEKTIEELRSSLRKLEYSNYELIQGLIRVTSNEKIDLSNLLMNTSHWGYLALWDQNSQQQELIIDRVFSKKGYQVPEVGERIPIKSFPQLSHLPDSTQAGGSDIVFVHPIQSENYDWGFLVLVGPLETLHYLFINDLGRHTYTILAAALEREFLFKHIRSIAERLEIVSETTNDGIWDWNIITNKVEYNFRIYNMLGKMAGDLSSDPQDLLNLIHPDDLDAFRNGILEHVDHKTPFQLEFRIRRSDSSGYLWLYSTGEAIRNETGKGIRMIGSFTDITKRKEDEERIRRLAYHDTLTGLPNRLKFLDKLQTSMEHCESDNSKLAVVMIDLDRFKYINDTLGHHSGDTLLQHIAEMLNQSVRDSDTIARLGGDEFIILLSPLQDLDEAEVIVDRIIERISQPLNLDGEELFTTASIGVCLFPDHGGDCNTLIKYADMAMYKAKESGRNQMIVYTEELSSKVKQNYNLSTNLRKAIERNEFSLHYQPQVDLRSGSVIGVEALIRWNSPEYGMVPPGEFIPYAEESGLIVPISKWVLKEACLQLMKWQAQRFPTLVMSVNISAQQFRSAGFSKWIKSVLDETGVDPNLLCLEITETTAIQDMEHSVQMLKEIVHLGLYIAIDDFGTGYSSLVLLKRLPIHMVKIDKSFIRDMSGDQDDAAIVKAVIAMSHSLGLSVIAEGVEGREQLEQLKTLECDYIQGYYLGKPMPSDAFTAYIQSYSKDAVR; encoded by the coding sequence CTGGAGAGTGGTGTTCACTTTACCGCTGTCGCAGCCGGTACAGACCGTAATGCCATCGGATTCCTATCCGCCTGGCATGAACATCATGCAGGAGTTGGCAGAGAATTGGCGGTCGTAGGCTTTGACGATATTGAGCAGGCTAATTACGAATCCGTTTCGCTCACAACGGTCAAGCAATCCTATGAGGGTCTTGGCACAGCCGCATGTAACGTTCTGTACCGTTTGCTTGAAGGCTTACAGCCCGAACAGCGCGCAACAAGAGTCCCAACGACATTAGTGGTGCGCACCTCCTGCGGCTGCCAGGACTCCAAGAAAGAGCTAAGTGAAAGGCTGCTGCAGAGCGAGAAAACCATTGAAGAACTTCGATCCTCCTTGCGCAAGCTGGAGTACAGTAACTACGAATTGATTCAGGGGCTTATCCGCGTTACCTCGAATGAGAAAATCGATCTATCGAATCTACTGATGAATACTTCACATTGGGGATATCTGGCTTTATGGGACCAGAACTCTCAGCAGCAAGAGCTTATCATAGATCGGGTATTCAGTAAAAAAGGATATCAAGTGCCGGAAGTAGGGGAACGCATCCCTATCAAATCTTTTCCCCAACTGAGTCACTTGCCCGATTCCACCCAAGCCGGGGGCTCGGATATTGTCTTCGTCCACCCTATTCAGAGCGAAAATTACGATTGGGGCTTCCTTGTGCTTGTCGGTCCACTCGAAACTTTACATTATCTGTTCATCAATGACCTGGGCAGGCATACCTACACAATTCTTGCCGCCGCCTTGGAAAGGGAGTTTCTGTTCAAGCACATCCGTTCAATCGCCGAGCGTTTGGAGATTGTATCGGAGACCACCAACGACGGGATTTGGGATTGGAATATTATCACGAACAAAGTGGAGTATAATTTTCGCATTTACAACATGCTGGGCAAAATGGCTGGTGACTTGTCCAGTGATCCTCAGGATCTATTGAACTTGATCCACCCGGATGACTTAGACGCTTTCAGAAACGGCATTTTGGAGCATGTTGATCACAAGACACCGTTCCAGCTTGAATTTCGAATTCGCCGTTCCGACAGCAGCGGTTATCTTTGGCTATACAGTACCGGAGAAGCAATTCGGAACGAAACAGGCAAAGGCATCCGAATGATCGGCTCTTTCACCGATATCACCAAGCGTAAAGAGGATGAGGAGCGAATCCGGCGGCTCGCTTATCACGATACACTGACAGGCCTTCCGAACCGGCTGAAGTTCTTGGACAAGCTGCAGACGAGCATGGAGCACTGTGAATCGGACAACAGCAAGCTTGCCGTCGTCATGATCGATTTGGACCGATTCAAATACATCAATGATACACTTGGTCACCACTCCGGCGATACGCTGCTCCAGCACATCGCCGAGATGCTGAATCAAAGCGTTCGAGACAGCGATACCATCGCTAGATTGGGTGGAGACGAATTCATTATTTTACTGTCACCTTTGCAGGATTTGGACGAGGCTGAAGTTATTGTGGACCGGATTATTGAAAGAATCAGCCAACCGCTCAATCTTGACGGAGAAGAGCTTTTCACAACAGCAAGCATTGGCGTGTGCCTGTTCCCTGATCATGGGGGCGATTGCAACACATTGATCAAATACGCGGACATGGCTATGTACAAAGCCAAAGAGAGCGGCCGCAATCAAATGATTGTGTACACGGAAGAGCTCAGCTCCAAAGTAAAGCAAAATTACAATTTAAGCACTAATTTACGGAAAGCCATCGAGCGAAATGAGTTTTCGCTGCACTATCAGCCTCAGGTCGATTTGAGAAGCGGCAGTGTGATCGGGGTCGAGGCGCTTATACGTTGGAACTCGCCGGAATACGGCATGGTGCCCCCGGGTGAATTTATTCCGTATGCGGAGGAAAGCGGACTCATCGTCCCCATCAGTAAATGGGTGCTCAAAGAAGCTTGCCTGCAATTAATGAAATGGCAGGCCCAGAGGTTCCCGACACTGGTGATGTCCGTCAACATATCGGCTCAGCAGTTCCGTTCCGCAGGCTTCTCCAAATGGATTAAATCCGTACTGGACGAGACCGGAGTCGATCCTAATCTGCTCTGTCTAGAAATTACGGAAACGACCGCCATTCAGGACATGGAGCATAGTGTCCAGATGCTGAAGGAAATCGTTCATCTCGGGCTGTATATCGCCATCGACGACTTTGGCACAGGCTATTCCTCCTTGGTGCTGCTCAAGCGGCTGCCGATTCACATGGTGAAAATCGATAAATCCTTCATCCGCGACATGAGCGGAGACCAGGATGACGCGGCAATCGTCAAAGCCGTCATCGCGATGTCGCACAGCCTTGGGCTGTCGGTTATCGCGGAAGGCGTGGAAGGCAGGGAACAGCTCGAACAGCTGAAAACACTCGAGTGTGACTATATCCAAGGCTATTATTTGGGTAAGCCCATGCCAAGCGATGCATTCACGGCATACATTCAGTCGTATTCCAAGGATGCCGTTCGATAG
- a CDS encoding urea amidolyase associated protein UAAP1: MTKPWSITIASGGKWSGIIGRGKLICFTALEAGANVSIQFYNARDLTERYNMPDTLKAQYTAHLTKGNILMSDNGRAMASFVQDSLGWHDTISGYTSRLATDAKYGATNYQELRNEWLRSGQENFAVELVRSGLGMRDMMPVVNLFSKVSCDLEGKMHFAVDHCPAGAAVTLRTEMDVLMVLSNTPNPLDPREFYPSVPVKLEVLAAEPVHEQDACLNHRAENRRAFENTWEYYELSGF, translated from the coding sequence ATGACAAAGCCATGGAGTATCACGATCGCCTCTGGCGGGAAATGGTCGGGGATCATCGGCAGAGGAAAGCTGATTTGCTTTACGGCGCTGGAAGCCGGGGCGAATGTATCGATTCAATTTTATAACGCAAGAGACTTGACGGAGCGCTACAACATGCCGGATACGCTCAAGGCCCAGTATACGGCTCACTTGACCAAAGGGAATATCTTGATGAGCGATAACGGAAGAGCTATGGCCAGCTTTGTGCAGGATAGTCTGGGCTGGCATGATACGATCTCTGGTTATACGAGCCGGCTTGCGACGGATGCCAAATACGGGGCGACCAACTATCAGGAGCTGCGCAATGAGTGGCTGCGAAGCGGGCAGGAGAATTTTGCCGTCGAGCTAGTACGCAGCGGTCTCGGGATGCGGGATATGATGCCGGTAGTCAACCTATTCTCAAAAGTGAGCTGTGACTTGGAAGGCAAGATGCACTTCGCCGTTGATCATTGTCCGGCTGGGGCGGCCGTGACGCTGAGAACGGAAATGGATGTTTTGATGGTGCTGTCAAATACACCGAATCCGCTTGATCCGAGAGAGTTTTATCCTTCGGTGCCTGTGAAGCTGGAAGTTCTGGCTGCAGAGCCGGTGCATGAGCAGGATGCTTGCTTGAATCATCGCGCAGAGAATCGTCGGGCGTTTGAAAATACATGGGAGTACTACGAATTATCAGGATTTTAA
- the pdxR gene encoding MocR-like pyridoxine biosynthesis transcription factor PdxR — translation MNWQPDTSSHIPLFKQIIQYIENGIVTGHMFPGERLPSERELASKWGINRSTVNLAYAELRATGLIKSVQGSGTKVSEDLWGITPRRSPNWKDYVNGGLFLPNQPVAQRVKELLRDESYINLASSELAEELIPVAWMDQLLKQISLKHAVQYGEPGGDRGLRETIADHMQAEHKVEVQPEQILITSGIQQAFNLIIQCLLSPGDAIALERPSFMYSRTIFTASGLRLYPIPVDDYGIRPEEIRKLHSHHKLRMIFVNPTYQHPTGTTLPADRRRKLLEIAEELRIPIIEDDPYSLLTLGGSPAAPPSLLAMHNGGDFVIYLGTLSKIAAPGLRIGWMVAPKSVVERLTAAKEQMDFSTSALSQQLAKAYLSSPEWKGRLQIITRQLTRRRDIMLDALTKYMPRGSKWIIPEGGYYLWVKLPFKVSDSRLVEECIRHRVLLYPGTVYGAISNQIRLVYSRASEEELGEGIRRLSLALQSSL, via the coding sequence TTGAATTGGCAGCCAGATACAAGCAGTCATATTCCTCTATTTAAGCAGATCATTCAATATATCGAAAATGGGATTGTTACGGGACATATGTTTCCCGGCGAGAGGCTGCCTTCGGAGCGGGAGCTCGCTTCCAAGTGGGGAATTAACCGAAGTACCGTTAACTTGGCGTATGCCGAGCTGCGGGCAACAGGGCTGATCAAATCGGTACAGGGCAGCGGGACTAAGGTAAGCGAGGACCTGTGGGGCATTACGCCCAGGCGTTCGCCTAATTGGAAGGATTACGTGAATGGCGGCTTGTTCCTGCCGAACCAGCCTGTTGCCCAACGGGTCAAGGAGCTGCTCAGGGATGAGTCCTATATCAATTTAGCCAGCAGCGAATTAGCGGAAGAATTGATTCCTGTAGCATGGATGGATCAACTGCTCAAGCAGATCTCATTGAAGCATGCCGTTCAGTACGGGGAGCCAGGCGGAGATCGAGGACTTCGGGAGACGATCGCTGATCATATGCAAGCAGAGCATAAAGTTGAGGTGCAGCCTGAGCAAATTCTCATCACTTCAGGCATTCAGCAGGCGTTTAATCTCATTATTCAATGCTTGCTCTCTCCCGGGGACGCAATTGCGTTGGAACGTCCATCCTTCATGTATTCCAGAACGATATTTACAGCTTCCGGTCTTCGTTTATATCCGATTCCGGTGGACGATTACGGAATTCGCCCGGAGGAGATACGGAAGCTTCACAGCCATCATAAGCTTAGAATGATCTTTGTGAATCCGACGTACCAGCATCCGACAGGGACAACGCTACCTGCGGATCGCCGTCGTAAGCTGCTCGAGATTGCCGAAGAACTGCGCATCCCCATCATCGAGGATGACCCATACAGCTTGCTGACGCTCGGCGGGTCTCCAGCCGCACCGCCATCGCTGCTCGCGATGCATAACGGCGGGGATTTTGTGATTTATCTAGGAACACTGTCCAAAATAGCTGCGCCGGGGCTGCGAATCGGCTGGATGGTCGCCCCCAAGTCTGTGGTGGAAAGGCTTACCGCAGCTAAGGAGCAGATGGATTTCAGTACGAGTGCGCTTTCGCAGCAGCTTGCTAAAGCCTACTTATCCTCGCCAGAGTGGAAGGGAAGGCTGCAAATCATTACGAGGCAATTAACGAGAAGGCGGGACATTATGCTGGATGCGCTCACCAAATATATGCCAAGGGGTTCCAAATGGATCATCCCTGAGGGCGGCTATTATTTGTGGGTCAAGCTTCCTTTCAAAGTGAGCGACAGCAGGCTTGTAGAAGAATGCATCCGCCATCGAGTATTGCTGTACCCGGGTACTGTCTATGGTGCAATCTCCAATCAAATAAGGCTGGTCTACTCCAGAGCGTCCGAAGAGGAGCTGGGGGAAGGCATCCGCAGGTTGTCCCTCGCGCTGCAAAGCTCCCTGTGA
- a CDS encoding Ger(x)C family spore germination protein: MRHIARILFGLQLAGMMVLLTGCWDLMELNKTALITGIALEPGEGDKIRVTIETLNASEAQQQKSGKGAAPSIVSSLEMNTIAEAAGRFNESLDRTMILSHIRVIIIDERLARKGMDHYLDALQRTRYVREDVLVLISKDVAASDILKVLYPRGGLSSLKIKSQVEGYYRSWGGIEDSRLFDLSQSILAHGRETLLGAVTVAGIPAKAFGMESVKSSTPKAIVRIAGGAVLRKDKLKGFLTNEETRMILMARNRVHQTVFSVPLQNEGYYAAIRVLHMVAKRNVSFEQGKLNIRLSLTGEGLVGSIDQDEMLKKVSGFKTLEELASKYVQKEMSRAIQTTQQDLGLDVIGFGEELYRKHYKQYQEALKEASWNELFSQTPVTVDVHIKLLRSELKTEHMHQEGND; encoded by the coding sequence ATGCGGCACATAGCTCGAATATTATTTGGCCTCCAACTTGCCGGTATGATGGTTCTATTAACAGGCTGTTGGGACCTGATGGAATTGAATAAGACGGCCCTTATTACGGGAATTGCCTTAGAGCCTGGCGAAGGAGATAAAATCCGCGTCACGATTGAGACTTTGAATGCAAGTGAGGCGCAGCAGCAAAAGAGCGGTAAAGGAGCCGCGCCCAGTATCGTAAGCTCCCTGGAAATGAACACCATAGCGGAGGCGGCAGGCCGATTTAATGAGAGCCTGGACCGGACCATGATTCTCTCACACATCCGGGTCATTATCATTGATGAGCGATTGGCCCGAAAGGGAATGGATCATTATTTGGATGCTCTGCAACGAACTCGATATGTCAGAGAAGATGTCCTTGTATTAATTTCCAAGGATGTCGCGGCCTCGGATATTCTAAAGGTTCTCTATCCACGCGGAGGACTCTCGAGCTTAAAAATCAAATCTCAGGTCGAGGGATATTATCGGTCCTGGGGCGGGATTGAGGACAGTCGTTTATTTGACCTATCCCAATCTATTCTGGCTCATGGCAGAGAAACACTGCTCGGAGCTGTCACGGTAGCGGGGATACCGGCTAAAGCCTTCGGTATGGAAAGTGTTAAAAGCTCGACGCCAAAGGCGATCGTACGAATTGCCGGAGGGGCTGTTCTGCGCAAGGATAAACTAAAGGGTTTTCTGACGAATGAGGAAACAAGAATGATTTTAATGGCTAGAAATCGCGTACACCAGACTGTATTCTCCGTACCTCTTCAAAATGAAGGGTATTATGCGGCTATTCGCGTTCTCCATATGGTGGCCAAGAGGAATGTTAGTTTTGAACAGGGGAAGCTGAATATCCGTTTATCGCTAACGGGTGAGGGTTTAGTCGGAAGTATCGATCAAGACGAAATGCTGAAAAAGGTGTCCGGATTCAAGACGCTAGAAGAACTCGCATCAAAGTATGTGCAGAAAGAAATGAGTAGAGCGATTCAGACAACCCAGCAGGACTTGGGGCTTGACGTGATTGGTTTCGGTGAAGAACTGTACCGCAAGCATTACAAGCAGTACCAAGAAGCCTTGAAGGAAGCGAGCTGGAATGAGCTGTTCAGCCAAACGCCTGTCACGGTTGATGTCCATATAAAGCTGCTGCGCTCCGAGCTGAAGACCGAGCATATGCACCAAGAGGGCAATGATTAA
- a CDS encoding APC family permease: protein MTNEVTLRKSLSMYQVVYMGLAWMTPMIYFSIYGIAYENSHGMLTQAYLLAFAAIFFTAYSYGIMSKTYPTSGSAYTYTSKSIHPYLGFLVGWALLLDYFFSPIIACLTFGIYLHAQFPSIPAWIWIVGLNVILAFVNIVGIKFSANISKIFVWIQIVFIAVFCLFLLRNLTGDIHPMQPLFQSEVPFPSILGGAAIICFSFLGFDTVTTMSEETVESGRTIPKAIMIIIFAASIIYLVPSYLTQLIYPHLSFQDVDSAGFEIVRIVGGAALSSAFITVLILAIFTQGLSSVTSVSRLLYVMGRDSVLPKRVFGSLHPKFQTPVTNIIIVSAISLLALAISLDTAVKFVNFGALTAFFFVNVSVIAKRYGRDKQRSFVQTLKFLILPAVGASFIGYLLLLLDHDALWMGLIWVAAGIVYNGLKRVRMSLLNELKASNQDAALPQRIQKQS from the coding sequence ATGACGAACGAAGTAACATTACGCAAATCTTTGAGCATGTACCAAGTGGTCTATATGGGGCTGGCCTGGATGACCCCTATGATTTACTTCTCTATTTATGGAATAGCCTATGAAAACTCACACGGCATGCTGACTCAAGCGTACTTGTTGGCCTTTGCCGCTATCTTCTTTACCGCCTACAGCTACGGAATCATGTCCAAGACCTACCCCACTTCAGGCTCTGCCTATACCTATACGTCCAAGAGCATTCATCCGTACCTCGGGTTTCTGGTCGGCTGGGCCCTGCTTCTGGACTATTTTTTCTCACCGATCATTGCCTGCCTCACCTTTGGCATTTATCTTCACGCGCAGTTCCCCTCCATTCCGGCTTGGATATGGATCGTGGGCTTAAATGTCATTCTTGCTTTCGTTAACATCGTGGGCATCAAATTTTCGGCGAACATCAGCAAAATCTTTGTCTGGATTCAGATCGTATTCATCGCCGTGTTCTGCTTGTTCCTGCTGCGGAATCTCACCGGAGATATTCACCCCATGCAGCCTCTTTTCCAATCAGAGGTGCCGTTCCCTTCTATTCTAGGCGGCGCTGCGATTATCTGTTTCTCATTCCTGGGCTTTGATACCGTAACAACCATGTCAGAAGAAACGGTTGAATCAGGGCGAACGATTCCTAAAGCGATCATGATTATTATTTTTGCCGCCAGCATCATCTATCTCGTCCCTTCGTATCTCACCCAGCTGATCTATCCGCATTTGTCCTTCCAGGATGTCGATTCGGCAGGCTTTGAAATCGTAAGAATAGTCGGCGGCGCAGCTCTCAGCTCGGCTTTCATTACGGTACTCATTCTGGCCATCTTCACACAGGGCCTATCGTCCGTTACCAGCGTGTCCCGTCTTCTGTATGTCATGGGCCGCGATTCTGTTCTGCCTAAGCGGGTCTTCGGCTCGCTTCACCCCAAATTCCAGACGCCCGTTACCAATATTATCATCGTCAGCGCGATATCCTTGTTAGCTCTAGCGATTAGCCTGGATACAGCAGTAAAGTTCGTGAATTTCGGAGCGCTTACCGCCTTTTTCTTCGTGAATGTATCGGTTATTGCCAAACGCTATGGCAGAGATAAGCAGCGAAGCTTCGTTCAGACGCTCAAATTCTTGATTTTACCGGCAGTCGGCGCCAGCTTCATCGGGTACTTACTGCTGCTGCTCGATCATGACGCCTTATGGATGGGGCTGATATGGGTGGCCGCCGGCATTGTATACAATGGGTTGAAGCGAGTGCGGATGAGCCTCCTGAACGAATTGAAAGCTTCCAACCAAGACGCGGCCCTCCCTCAGCGGATACAGAAGCAGTCCTAG
- a CDS encoding 3-ketoacyl-ACP reductase, giving the protein MNLQNKTAIITGAGKGIGKAAAIALAKEAVHLGLIARSGGDLEALQSGLTAAHGVKVYTATADVGSKEEADRAVSLLGEQLGAIDILLNNAGTAQFGTLVDMDPAQWERIIQTNLMGTYYITRAALPTMLKQDAGSIINIASTAGERGFATGSAYCASKFAVMGLTEALMQEVRKSNIRVTALTPSTVNTELAVNTGLPIGDEDRMMQPEDVAELILATLKLPLRVFVKTAGIWTTNPQ; this is encoded by the coding sequence ATGAATTTGCAAAATAAAACAGCCATCATTACCGGCGCAGGGAAAGGCATCGGCAAAGCTGCAGCTATCGCCCTCGCCAAGGAAGCCGTACATCTGGGATTGATCGCGAGAAGCGGCGGCGACCTGGAAGCTCTTCAATCCGGGCTCACAGCCGCTCACGGCGTGAAAGTCTACACGGCCACCGCTGATGTGGGCAGCAAGGAGGAAGCGGACCGTGCCGTCAGTCTGCTCGGCGAGCAGCTCGGAGCTATTGATATCCTGCTGAACAATGCCGGTACGGCTCAATTCGGCACCTTGGTCGACATGGATCCTGCACAATGGGAACGTATTATTCAGACCAACCTGATGGGCACCTACTACATAACGAGAGCCGCACTGCCGACGATGCTGAAGCAAGATGCGGGCAGCATCATCAATATCGCCTCAACAGCGGGCGAACGCGGCTTTGCTACGGGCTCCGCCTACTGCGCCTCCAAGTTTGCCGTCATGGGCTTGACTGAAGCGCTGATGCAGGAGGTTCGCAAATCCAACATCCGAGTGACAGCCCTCACGCCCAGCACCGTGAATACGGAGCTTGCTGTAAATACAGGTCTGCCTATTGGAGATGAAGACCGTATGATGCAGCCGGAGGATGTAGCGGAGCTGATCCTAGCTACCTTGAAGCTGCCGCTGCGAGTGTTTGTGAAAACCGCGGGAATCTGGACTACCAACCCACAATAA
- a CDS encoding LacI family DNA-binding transcriptional regulator encodes MKSQTQPYRIAVFTPHIDGEYFGKILSTISVEAQTRGSQLTIIQTQINHPHDEPNEHPVFIDQCDACIVILDGIGSSTAQLIAQTGKPVVSIGHVQPDIDCHSILIDNTGGMKEAVLHLIDHGHREIVFVAFTHQQDQMERFQAYKEALAERGIPYNPKLVCYVSDNLQGEERRPYLCSWRVVFTLPLSQPVQTVMPSDSYPPGMNIMQELAENWRS; translated from the coding sequence TTGAAATCGCAGACGCAACCTTACCGAATTGCGGTATTTACACCGCATATTGATGGGGAGTACTTTGGGAAAATATTATCGACCATCTCTGTAGAGGCTCAAACCAGAGGATCCCAGTTAACGATTATACAAACACAAATCAATCATCCGCATGATGAACCGAACGAGCACCCTGTCTTCATCGATCAATGCGATGCTTGTATTGTCATATTAGACGGCATCGGTTCTTCCACGGCCCAGCTCATTGCCCAGACCGGCAAGCCTGTCGTCTCTATCGGTCATGTTCAGCCTGATATCGATTGCCACTCCATCCTCATTGACAATACCGGGGGGATGAAAGAGGCCGTATTACACCTGATCGACCATGGTCATAGAGAGATCGTCTTCGTTGCTTTTACTCACCAACAGGATCAAATGGAGAGGTTTCAGGCCTACAAGGAAGCTCTTGCTGAGCGAGGCATCCCCTATAATCCGAAGCTGGTTTGCTACGTCTCGGATAACCTTCAGGGGGAGGAGCGGAGGCCGTACCTATGCTCCTGGAGAGTGGTGTTCACTTTACCGCTGTCGCAGCCGGTACAGACCGTAATGCCATCGGATTCCTATCCGCCTGGCATGAACATCATGCAGGAGTTGGCAGAGAATTGGCGGTCGTAG
- a CDS encoding urea amidolyase associated protein UAAP2, with protein MGVFNRVESPRKAEEALYNEVVLAGDGWMHELKPGQVLRIVDLEGNQAADTLFYDADNPEDHYSAVATIAGQGNIYLTAGSVLRAESGKELLTIVADTCGRHDTVGGSCSAQSNAVRYAHEKLSMHNCRDTFMLQLAKHDGAYTKRDLAPNVNFFMNVPVTPEGGLKFDDGVSSPGAYVEMQSHGRTMVLISNCPQLNNPCNAYNPTPIRVLIWEK; from the coding sequence ATGGGTGTATTCAACCGTGTGGAAAGTCCGCGAAAGGCCGAAGAGGCGCTGTATAACGAGGTTGTGCTTGCCGGAGACGGCTGGATGCACGAATTAAAGCCAGGTCAGGTACTGCGAATTGTCGACCTGGAGGGAAATCAGGCCGCGGATACGCTGTTTTACGATGCGGATAACCCGGAGGATCATTACAGCGCGGTCGCGACAATCGCCGGCCAGGGCAACATCTATTTGACGGCAGGCTCGGTGCTGCGGGCAGAGTCCGGCAAGGAGCTGTTAACAATTGTAGCCGATACCTGCGGGCGCCACGACACTGTTGGGGGATCCTGCTCGGCGCAAAGCAATGCGGTGCGTTATGCGCACGAGAAATTATCGATGCACAATTGCCGGGATACCTTTATGCTGCAGCTTGCTAAGCATGATGGGGCCTACACGAAGAGAGATTTGGCGCCGAACGTGAACTTTTTCATGAATGTACCTGTAACGCCGGAGGGCGGTCTCAAGTTTGATGACGGCGTTTCCTCGCCGGGAGCTTATGTGGAAATGCAATCACACGGAAGGACGATGGTGTTGATCAGCAACTGTCCGCAGCTTAACAATCCATGCAATGCGTATAACCCAACGCCGATTCGGGTCCTGATTTGGGAGAAGTAG
- a CDS encoding LLM class flavin-dependent oxidoreductase: MSQPSTPIPFSILDLAPVIEGGTPRDSFHRSLDLAQHAEKWGYHRYWLAEHHNMPGIASSATSLVIGYIAAGTKHIRVGSGGIMLPNHAPLVIAEQFGTLESMYPGRIDLGLGRAPGSDQLTARALRRGLGGDGHDFPEMLSELRGYVNPALESGRPGVRAFPGEGLDIPIWLLGSSGFSAQLAGQLGLPFAFASHFAPDYLLPALHLYRSDFHPSEALEKPCAMVGLNIIAADTDAEAQRLATSHQQQFLNIIRGRTGLLKPPVDSMEALWSPQEKALLTKQLSYSIAGSKETVRNRLRDILDITKADECIVTTQVYDHNARLHSYELLAEVVQSL; the protein is encoded by the coding sequence ATGTCCCAACCATCTACACCGATCCCATTCTCCATTCTGGATCTGGCTCCCGTTATTGAAGGAGGTACGCCGCGCGATTCCTTTCATCGATCACTTGACCTTGCGCAGCATGCCGAGAAGTGGGGCTACCACCGATATTGGCTGGCCGAGCACCATAACATGCCGGGCATTGCCAGCTCCGCCACATCGCTGGTGATCGGCTATATCGCGGCAGGCACCAAGCATATCCGCGTAGGCTCCGGCGGCATTATGCTCCCAAACCATGCGCCGCTAGTCATCGCCGAGCAGTTCGGAACGCTCGAGTCGATGTATCCGGGCCGTATCGACCTCGGTCTCGGTCGGGCTCCTGGGTCCGACCAACTGACGGCCCGCGCGCTGCGCCGCGGCTTGGGCGGCGACGGCCACGACTTCCCGGAGATGCTCAGCGAACTCCGCGGTTATGTAAACCCTGCCCTCGAGTCGGGCAGGCCAGGGGTCCGCGCCTTCCCGGGCGAAGGCCTCGACATCCCCATCTGGCTACTGGGCTCCAGCGGCTTCAGCGCTCAGCTGGCAGGCCAGTTGGGACTGCCTTTCGCGTTTGCGAGCCATTTTGCGCCGGATTATCTGCTCCCGGCGCTACACTTGTACCGGAGCGATTTCCACCCATCCGAAGCGCTCGAGAAGCCTTGCGCCATGGTCGGGCTGAACATCATTGCGGCTGATACCGATGCCGAAGCACAGCGGCTGGCTACTTCGCATCAGCAGCAGTTCTTGAACATCATCCGCGGTCGTACCGGCCTGCTCAAGCCTCCCGTGGACAGCATGGAAGCACTATGGTCCCCGCAGGAAAAAGCGCTGCTCACGAAGCAGCTGAGCTATTCCATCGCCGGCAGCAAAGAAACCGTACGAAACAGGCTGCGCGACATTCTCGACATCACGAAGGCGGACGAGTGCATCGTTACCACTCAGGTGTACGATCATAACGCCCGCTTGCACTCGTACGAGCTTCTCGCCGAGGTCGTACAGTCCTTATAA